Proteins from one Parasteatoda tepidariorum isolate YZ-2023 chromosome 4, CAS_Ptep_4.0, whole genome shotgun sequence genomic window:
- the LOC107439271 gene encoding calcium-binding protein E63-1-like isoform X2, translating to MKTAFAMLDKNQDGRVNLNDIKHMLENLGIKVADTVLQSLIREVSKNDSVSEEDFLSWMASVTQKGQEDDLMEDLMAAFRVFDKDGNGFITRDELKMAMEIIGETMTESQLDEMLHATDIDQDGRINYEEFVKILL from the exons ATGAAGACTGCTTTCGCGATGCTTGATAAAAATCAAGATGGCCGGGTCAATCTGAATGATATAAAGCACATGTTGGAAAATCTAGGGATCAAGGTGGCCGACACAGTCCTACAATCACTCATCAGAGAAGTAAGCAAAAATG ATTCAGTGAGTGAAGAAGATTTCCTTTCATGGATGGCCAGTGTCACTCAGAAAGGACAAGAAGACGATCTCATGGAAGATTTGATGGCAGCTTTCAGAGTGTTCGATAAGGACGGGAATGGATTCATTACACGg gatGAGCTGAAGATGGCGATGGAAATAATAGGAGAGACAATGACAGAAAGTCAACTGGATGAAATGCTTCATGCAACGGATATCGATCAAGATGGAAGAATCAATTACGAAG